In one Streptomyces marincola genomic region, the following are encoded:
- a CDS encoding ATP-dependent DNA helicase UvrD2 has translation MTSATQPTSFPQVPSSADAVLDGLDPEQRAVATTLHGPVCVLAGAGTGKTRAITHRIAYGVRSGVFRPATVLAVTFTQRAAGEMRGRLRQLGAAGVQARTFHSAALRQLQYFWPKAVGGEPPRLLERKLSLVAEAAARGRLRLERAELRDVTGEIEWAKVTQSTPEDYPAAVAKHGREAPRDPAEIARIYATYEQLKRDRGTIDFEDVLLLTVGILTDRPDIAEVVRGQYQHFTVDEYQDVSPLQQRLLTLWLGDRDSLCVVGDASQTIYSFTGATPDHLLDFRTRHPDATLVKLVRDYRSTPQVVHLANGLLNQASGRAAEHRLELVSQRPAGPEPQFSEHADEPAEAEATARRIKELLTPVAQGGAGLAASEIAVLFRVNAQSEIYEQALADADVPYQVRGAERFFDRPEIRQAGLALRGAARAGDNDASVADADGLAGQVGAVLAGTGWTPEPPAGSGATRDRWESLRSLVRLAEDFGRARPEASLGDFVAELDERAAAQHAPTVEGVTLASLHTAKGLEWDAVFLVGLTDGMLPITYAKSREQIEEERRLLYVGVTRARVHLSLSWALARSPGGRAGRRPSRFLDGLRPGSSAGTGRAGGGVERGAGARGRKPRGPVTCRVCGRTLTEAVDVKLRRCEDCPSTMDEALYERLREWRIERARELGRPAYAVFTDVTLMAIAEDVPSSETELSRISGVGAHKLRQFGADVLALCAGEPVPATPGETSQETPEK, from the coding sequence GTGACCTCAGCGACGCAGCCCACCTCGTTCCCCCAGGTCCCCTCGTCGGCCGACGCCGTCCTCGACGGGCTCGATCCCGAGCAGCGGGCCGTGGCGACGACACTGCACGGACCGGTGTGCGTCCTCGCGGGCGCGGGGACGGGGAAGACGCGGGCGATCACCCACCGCATCGCCTACGGGGTGCGGTCCGGGGTGTTCCGGCCGGCCACGGTGCTCGCGGTCACGTTCACGCAGCGGGCGGCGGGGGAGATGCGCGGGCGGCTGCGGCAGCTCGGGGCGGCCGGCGTGCAGGCCCGCACCTTCCACTCCGCGGCGCTGCGGCAGTTGCAGTACTTCTGGCCCAAGGCGGTGGGCGGCGAGCCGCCGCGCCTGCTCGAACGCAAGCTGTCGCTGGTCGCGGAGGCCGCGGCGCGCGGGCGCCTGCGTCTTGAGCGCGCCGAGCTGCGGGACGTCACCGGCGAGATCGAGTGGGCCAAGGTCACGCAGAGCACGCCGGAGGACTACCCGGCGGCGGTCGCGAAGCACGGCCGCGAGGCGCCGCGCGACCCGGCCGAGATCGCGCGGATCTACGCGACGTACGAGCAGCTCAAGCGCGACCGCGGCACGATCGACTTCGAGGACGTGCTGCTGCTGACCGTCGGCATCCTCACCGACCGGCCTGACATCGCCGAGGTGGTGCGCGGCCAGTACCAGCACTTCACGGTCGACGAGTACCAGGACGTGAGCCCGCTCCAGCAGCGGCTGCTGACCCTGTGGCTCGGGGACCGGGACAGCCTGTGCGTCGTGGGGGACGCCAGCCAGACGATCTACTCGTTCACCGGCGCCACGCCCGACCACCTGCTGGACTTCAGGACCAGGCACCCGGACGCCACCCTGGTGAAGCTGGTGCGGGACTACCGGTCGACGCCGCAGGTGGTGCACCTGGCGAACGGGCTGCTCAACCAGGCGAGCGGGCGCGCCGCCGAGCACCGGCTCGAACTGGTCTCGCAGCGACCCGCGGGACCGGAGCCGCAGTTCTCCGAGCACGCGGACGAGCCGGCGGAGGCCGAGGCGACGGCGCGGCGCATCAAGGAGCTGCTGACGCCCGTGGCGCAGGGCGGTGCGGGGCTCGCGGCGAGTGAGATCGCGGTGCTGTTCCGGGTCAACGCGCAGTCGGAGATCTACGAGCAGGCCCTGGCGGACGCGGACGTGCCCTACCAGGTGCGCGGCGCCGAGCGGTTCTTCGACCGGCCCGAGATCCGGCAGGCGGGGCTCGCGCTGCGCGGCGCGGCCAGGGCGGGGGACAACGACGCGTCCGTCGCCGACGCGGACGGCCTGGCCGGGCAGGTGGGCGCGGTGCTCGCCGGCACGGGGTGGACGCCGGAGCCGCCGGCCGGCTCGGGAGCGACGCGGGACCGGTGGGAGTCGCTGCGGTCGCTGGTGCGGCTGGCCGAGGACTTCGGGCGGGCCAGGCCGGAGGCGTCGCTCGGCGACTTCGTCGCCGAGCTGGACGAGCGGGCCGCGGCGCAGCACGCGCCGACCGTGGAGGGGGTGACGCTGGCCTCCCTGCACACGGCGAAGGGCCTGGAGTGGGACGCGGTCTTCCTGGTCGGCCTCACGGACGGGATGCTGCCGATCACCTACGCCAAGTCGCGCGAGCAGATCGAGGAGGAACGCCGGCTGCTGTACGTCGGCGTCACCCGGGCCCGGGTGCACCTGTCGCTGTCCTGGGCGCTGGCGCGGTCCCCCGGCGGGCGGGCGGGACGGCGGCCGAGCCGGTTCCTCGACGGGCTGCGGCCCGGGTCCTCCGCGGGCACCGGGCGCGCGGGCGGTGGCGTGGAGCGGGGCGCGGGCGCGCGGGGGCGCAAGCCGCGCGGGCCGGTCACGTGCCGGGTCTGCGGGCGCACGCTGACCGAGGCGGTGGACGTGAAGCTGCGGCGGTGCGAGGACTGCCCCTCGACGATGGACGAGGCCTTGTACGAGCGGCTGCGTGAGTGGCGCATCGAGCGGGCCAGGGAGCTGGGCAGGCCCGCCTACGCCGTGTTCACCGACGTCACGCTGATGGCGATCGCCGAGGACGTGCCGTCGAGCGAGACCGAGCTGTCCAGGATCTCCGGTGTCGGCGCCCACAAGCTGCGGCAATTCGGGGCCGACGTGCTCGCGTTGTGCGCCGGTGAGCCGGTGCCTGCGACCCCCGGGGAAACTTCTCAGGAAACCCCGGAAAAATAG
- a CDS encoding WhiB family transcriptional regulator codes for MPLAPYARPDLSPPPDPETSVTPLYTLTELDEAIDRLDDSVPCRSYDPEVFFAETPEDVEYAKSLCGACPLRAACLAGAKERREPWGVWGGELFVQGVVVPRKRPRGRPRKNPVPA; via the coding sequence GTGCCACTCGCGCCGTACGCCCGACCCGACCTGAGCCCACCTCCCGATCCGGAGACTTCTGTGACCCCGCTGTACACGCTGACCGAACTGGACGAGGCGATCGACCGCCTCGACGACAGTGTGCCGTGCCGTTCGTACGACCCCGAGGTGTTCTTCGCCGAGACCCCCGAGGACGTGGAGTACGCCAAGTCGCTGTGCGGGGCCTGCCCGCTGCGCGCGGCGTGCCTCGCCGGCGCCAAGGAGCGCCGGGAGCCGTGGGGCGTCTGGGGCGGCGAGCTGTTCGTCCAGGGCGTCGTGGTGCCGCGCAAGCGCCCCCGCGGCCGTCCCCGCAAGAATCCGGTCCCGGCATGA